In Deinococcus maricopensis DSM 21211, one genomic interval encodes:
- a CDS encoding ParB/RepB/Spo0J family partition protein, with translation MSKRSSLGRGLDALLARKDVAVSGAAPQTLKLSQIVQAGYQPRQVFDPEALAELAQSIRDKGVLQPLLVRPKGDAFEIVAGERRWRAAGLAGLSEVPVVIRDLGDREALEIAIIENLQREDLGPLEEARAYQALMDQGLNQEGVAQAVGKGRSTIANALRLLTLSDAAQRALEHGEISAGHARAILAQPEQDRAWALEQIMTRGLNVREAEALRRDRADATPARTPSKVEGPRPWREWELNLSRSIGTRVRITGEDKGKIELSYASQEELSRLLALLGPQDEA, from the coding sequence GTGTCCAAGCGCTCTAGTCTGGGCCGCGGGCTCGACGCGCTCCTCGCCCGCAAGGACGTCGCTGTGAGCGGCGCCGCCCCGCAGACCCTCAAGCTCAGCCAGATCGTGCAGGCCGGGTACCAGCCGCGCCAGGTGTTCGACCCGGAAGCGCTCGCGGAACTCGCGCAGAGCATCCGCGACAAGGGCGTGCTGCAACCCCTGCTGGTCCGCCCGAAGGGTGACGCGTTCGAGATCGTCGCCGGGGAGCGCCGTTGGCGCGCCGCGGGCCTCGCCGGCCTCAGTGAGGTGCCGGTCGTCATCCGCGACCTCGGTGACCGCGAGGCGCTCGAAATCGCCATCATCGAGAACCTGCAGCGTGAGGACCTCGGCCCGCTCGAGGAGGCCCGCGCGTACCAGGCCCTGATGGACCAGGGCCTCAACCAGGAGGGCGTCGCGCAGGCCGTCGGAAAGGGGCGCAGCACCATCGCGAACGCGCTGCGCCTGCTGACCCTCAGCGACGCCGCGCAGCGCGCCCTGGAGCACGGCGAGATCAGCGCCGGGCACGCCCGCGCGATCCTCGCGCAGCCCGAGCAGGACCGCGCGTGGGCACTGGAGCAGATCATGACGCGCGGCCTGAACGTCCGCGAGGCCGAAGCGCTCCGCCGTGACCGCGCTGACGCCACGCCCGCCCGCACGCCCAGCAAGGTCGAAGGCCCGCGCCCGTGGCGGGAATGGGAGCTGAACCTGTCGCGCAGCATCGGCACGCGCGTGCGCATCACCGGCGAGGACAAAGGCAAGATCGAACTGAGCTACGCCAGTCAGGAGGAACTCAGTCGCCTGCTCGCCCTGCTCGGCCCGCAGGACGAAGCGTAA